One genomic region from Ornithinimicrobium flavum encodes:
- a CDS encoding PfkB family carbohydrate kinase yields the protein MTAPSAGGRPRVIHTGQALVDLVVEVPQLPPRGGNVNARTTTRHAGGSVTILVAAARQGAVTVQAGAVGTGPNGDLVREVLAAEGVTVSSPPVPDLDTAVCVVLVEPTAERTFITTRAAERRISVASLATSAPVAGDVVCVTGYSLFEPTVGPLLEWLEALHDGVRVVLDPGAAFAGFAAGLRERVLARTSVWTSNAQEAAELTGAGTVEESCHQVASLLGPDAVTVVRDGPQGCFVRVDGTVTYVPGFPQTPLDTNGAGDTHTGVLCAGLVEGQDWVEVCRRANAAGAIKVTRRGPTTSPTAAEVDQFLRARSSIT from the coding sequence ATGACCGCACCCTCCGCAGGTGGGCGCCCCCGGGTGATCCACACCGGGCAGGCCCTGGTGGACCTCGTCGTCGAGGTGCCGCAGCTGCCTCCCCGAGGCGGCAACGTGAACGCGCGCACCACCACCCGCCACGCCGGCGGGTCGGTCACCATCCTCGTCGCGGCGGCCCGGCAGGGCGCCGTCACGGTGCAGGCCGGCGCGGTCGGGACCGGCCCCAACGGCGACCTGGTGCGCGAGGTGCTGGCGGCGGAGGGGGTCACGGTCAGCTCCCCGCCCGTGCCCGACCTGGACACGGCCGTGTGCGTCGTCCTGGTCGAGCCGACGGCGGAGCGCACCTTCATCACCACGCGTGCCGCCGAGCGGCGGATCAGCGTGGCGTCGCTGGCGACCTCGGCCCCGGTGGCCGGCGACGTGGTGTGCGTGACCGGCTACTCGCTCTTCGAGCCCACCGTGGGCCCGCTGCTGGAGTGGCTCGAGGCCCTGCACGACGGCGTCCGTGTGGTCCTGGACCCCGGGGCCGCCTTCGCCGGCTTCGCGGCCGGCCTGCGCGAACGGGTGCTGGCCCGCACCTCCGTCTGGACCTCCAACGCCCAGGAGGCCGCCGAGCTCACGGGCGCCGGGACCGTGGAGGAGTCCTGCCACCAGGTCGCCTCGCTGCTCGGACCCGACGCCGTGACCGTGGTCCGGGACGGTCCGCAGGGGTGCTTCGTCCGCGTCGACGGCACTGTCACCTATGTGCCCGGTTTCCCGCAGACCCCGCTCGACACCAACGGCGCCGGGGACACCCACACCGGGGTGCTGTGCGCGGGGCTCGTCGAGGGCCAGGACTGGGTCGAGGTGTGCCGCCGCGCCAACGCCGCGGGGGCGATCAAGGTCACCCGCAGGGGCCCCACGACGTCGCCCACGGCGGCCGAGGTCGACCAGTTCCTGCGGGCACGGTCCTCGATCACGTGA
- a CDS encoding nitroreductase family protein: MELREVVGRRRMCGPTTPGARCPPRVVRRALAHALRAPSAGFSQGWDFLVLDDPADRERFWTTTAGEVPEEQMDSWLRGVRTAPVLILCLSDPDRYLDRYAEPDKGRTDRSPAHWPIPYWDVDTGMAALLILLTAVDEGLGALFFGVPPTRHAAVRAAFGVPEGRRLVGVVSLGYAVPHRRSRSLRRGRRPFDEVVHGARFGTPWSG, encoded by the coding sequence ATGGAGCTGCGCGAGGTGGTCGGTCGGCGACGGATGTGCGGGCCTACGACCCCGGGCGCCCGGTGCCCCCCGAGGGTGGTGCGGCGGGCCCTGGCGCACGCGCTCCGGGCGCCGAGCGCCGGCTTCTCGCAGGGCTGGGACTTCCTGGTGCTGGACGACCCGGCCGACCGGGAGCGCTTCTGGACCACGACCGCGGGCGAGGTGCCCGAGGAGCAGATGGACAGCTGGCTGCGGGGGGTCCGGACGGCGCCCGTCCTCATCCTGTGCCTGTCGGACCCGGACCGGTACCTCGACCGCTACGCCGAGCCGGACAAGGGCCGCACCGACCGCTCCCCGGCGCACTGGCCGATCCCCTACTGGGACGTCGACACCGGGATGGCCGCGCTCCTCATCCTGCTCACCGCCGTCGACGAGGGACTGGGCGCCCTCTTCTTCGGGGTCCCCCCGACCCGGCACGCCGCCGTGCGGGCGGCCTTCGGGGTCCCGGAGGGCCGGCGTCTGGTGGGGGTGGTCTCGCTCGGGTATGCCGTGCCGCACCGTCGCTCCCGCTCGCTGCGGCGGGGTCGCCGACCCTTCGACGAGGTCGTCCACGGGGCTCGGTTCGGCACACCCTGGTCGGGCTGA